A genomic window from Gossypium hirsutum isolate 1008001.06 chromosome D12, Gossypium_hirsutum_v2.1, whole genome shotgun sequence includes:
- the LOC107912721 gene encoding asparagine--tRNA ligase, with translation MVVPKMGTVITGSQSEERLDMLSARMKEFDLSRDQYEWYQDLRKHGTVKHSGFRLGFDLMVLLMTGLTDVRDVVPFPRTHGKANN, from the exons ATGGTTGTACCCAAG ATGGGAACAGTGATTACGGGTAGCCAAAGTGAAGAGCGGCTTGACATGCTAAGTGCAAG AATGAAGGAATTTGACTTGTCAAGAGATCAGTACGAATGGTACCAAGATCTTCGCAAGCATGGAACAGTCAAGCACTCTGGGTTTAGACTAGGGTTCGATCTTATGGTTCTTCTTATGACTGGCCTCACTGATGTCAGAGATGTAGTTCCTTTTCCCCGAACTCATGGCAAAGCCAACAACTAA
- the LOC107945051 gene encoding uncharacterized protein, with translation MAYYRRGDSILDSFSLSPLPYPVLLILAVTSIFLGMSWYVNYESVLETAEEQLSWVLFATPVVLILLARWVSSMDTSDMLFGSSPWERRRQTHHRPSEGSSPWIVAAFIVLLLILVQYQSVFRESWLV, from the coding sequence ATGGCCTATTATAGAAGAGGGGACTCCATCCTTGATTCATTCTCTTTAAGCCCTTTGCCTTATCCTGTTCTGTTAATCCTAGCAGTGACATCAATATTTCTTGGGATGTCATGGTATGTGAACTATGAATCAGTTCTGGAAACCGCTGAAGAGCAACTGAGTTGGGTGCTTTTCGCCACACCAGTTGTGTTGATACTCTTGGCTCGTTGGGTGTCATCAATGGATACTTCCGATATGTTATTTGGTTCATCGCCATGGGAACGTCGCCGCCAGACTCACCATCGTCCTTCCGAGGGTAGCTCACCTTGGATTGTGGCTGCTTTCATTGTGCTGCTGCTGATTTTGGTACAGTATCAGTCAGTTTTTCGCGAGAGCTGGCTGGTATGA
- the LOC107945050 gene encoding uncharacterized protein, with product MTVPDSSFTTRIKLDTRHLSAPQSNEKSKLFKGRLHSKEFIPKPYLMDYIYISIMKASKQAYNNLYESVGILALRKHRGMEWLYPRRRGPQWKQGWSGQTLPSMSAPPLPLLTIFGIVLVLLWFSQYADYKAHLHSSAINFQLFLILLPVLLVFFMVSFSSSGRFAFWQHRLERHTVHPSRGSPWGIAILVGLLFVLLFYQSSFQSKWFGPL from the coding sequence ATGACAGTTCCAGACAGCTCCTTTACAACAAGAATAAAACTTGATACCAGACACTTGAGTGCCCCTCAATCTAATGAAAAATCAAAGTTGTTCAAAGGGCGTTTGCACTCAAAAGAATTTATTCCAAAACCATATCTTAtggactatatatatatatcaattatgaAAGCCAGCAAGCAAGCTTATAATAACCTATATGAAAGCGTTGGAATCCTAGCACTAAGAAAACACAGAGGAATGGAGTGGTTGTATCCTAGGCGAAGGGGTCCTCAGTGGAAACAAGGGTGGTCAGGCCAGACACTACCCTCCATGTCTGCACCGCCTCTCCCATTGCTCACCATTTTTGGGATCGTCCTTGTCTTGCTTTGGTTCTCTCAGTATGCTGATTACAAGGCCCACTTACATAGCTCCGCAATAAACTTCCAGCTATTCCTTATTCTTTTGCCGGTTCTGTTAGTCTTCTTCATGGTCTCATTTTCGTCTAGTGGAAGGTTTGCGTTTTGGCAGCATCGTCTTGAACGTCACACTGTTCACCCATCCAGGGGTTCACCTTGGGGCATCGCTATCTTGGTTGGTCTTCTTTTTGTGTTGCTTTTTTATCAGTCTTCGTTTCAGTCCAAATGGTTTGGACCTCTGTAA
- the LOC107947403 gene encoding translocon-associated protein subunit alpha isoform X1 — protein sequence MAIKILRVFFIGLLLLQFPLFQVVRCQSEIEADVEGSELGIVREDVQDFVGGNFKPAPGVETICLFPKNSAKVVPAGEKTELLVGMENVGQSPLNIIAIEASVHLPFDHRMLVQNLTAQVFDNASVPPSTQATFPYIFAVSKFLQPGTFDLVGTVVYEINQSPYQSTFYNGTIEVVEAGGFVSVESVFLVTLGISLVVLLGLWIHGQFKRISQKTKAAPKVEVGTGTTDASMDEWLQGTAYNQSSSKSKKKK from the exons ATggcaataaaaattttaagggttTTCTTCATTGGGTTACTTCTCCTCCAATTTCCTTTGTTTCAGG TCGTTAGGTGTCAATCAGAAATTGAGGCTGATGTTGAAGGAAGTGAGCTTGGGATTGTTCGTGAGGATGTTCAGGATTTTGTTGGTGGCAATTTTAAGCCAGCTCCTGGAGTTGAAACTATCTGTTTATTCCCCAAAAATAGTGCCAAAG TGGTTCCAGCTGGAGAAAAGACAGAACTCCTTGTTGGGATGGAAAATGTTG GGCAGTCACCTTTGAATATCATTGCAATCGAAGCCAGTGTTCATCTCCCTTTTGATCATCGCATGCTTGTTCAAAATCTTACAGCACAG GTTTTTGACAATGCATCTGTACCCCCTTCAACACAAGCTACATTCCCTTACATATTTGCTGTTAGCAAGTTCTTACAG CCCGGAACTTTTGATCTTGTGGGTACAGTTGTCTATGAGATAAACCAGAGCCCATACCAAAGTACATTCTATAATGGTACCATTGAAGTTGTTGAGGCTGGTGGTTTCGTCAGTGTCGAGTCAGTTTTTCTTGTGACCCTGGGGATTTCACTTGTTGTTCTCCTTGGTTTATGGATTCATGGTCAGTTTAAGCGAATCTCCCAG AAAACTAAGGCGGCTCCAAAAGTGGAAGTTGGAACTGGGACTACTGATGCCTCAATGGATGAATGGCTTCAG GGAACAGCTTACAATCAGTCATCTTCCAaatcgaagaagaagaagtag
- the LOC107947403 gene encoding translocon-associated protein subunit alpha isoform X2 produces the protein MLKEVSLGLFVRMFRILLVAILSQLLELKLSVYSPKIVPKWFQLEKRQNSLLGWKMLSPLNIIAIEASVHLPFDHRMLVQNLTAQVFDNASVPPSTQATFPYIFAVSKFLQPGTFDLVGTVVYEINQSPYQSTFYNGTIEVVEAGGFVSVESVFLVTLGISLVVLLGLWIHGQFKRISQKTKAAPKVEVGTGTTDASMDEWLQGTAYNQSSSKSKKKK, from the exons ATGTTGAAGGAAGTGAGCTTGGGATTGTTCGTGAGGATGTTCAGGATTTTGTTGGTGGCAATTTTAAGCCAGCTCCTGGAGTTGAAACTATCTGTTTATTCCCCAAAAATAGTGCCAAAG TGGTTCCAGCTGGAGAAAAGACAGAACTCCTTGTTGGGATGGAAAATGTTG TCACCTTTGAATATCATTGCAATCGAAGCCAGTGTTCATCTCCCTTTTGATCATCGCATGCTTGTTCAAAATCTTACAGCACAG GTTTTTGACAATGCATCTGTACCCCCTTCAACACAAGCTACATTCCCTTACATATTTGCTGTTAGCAAGTTCTTACAG CCCGGAACTTTTGATCTTGTGGGTACAGTTGTCTATGAGATAAACCAGAGCCCATACCAAAGTACATTCTATAATGGTACCATTGAAGTTGTTGAGGCTGGTGGTTTCGTCAGTGTCGAGTCAGTTTTTCTTGTGACCCTGGGGATTTCACTTGTTGTTCTCCTTGGTTTATGGATTCATGGTCAGTTTAAGCGAATCTCCCAG AAAACTAAGGCGGCTCCAAAAGTGGAAGTTGGAACTGGGACTACTGATGCCTCAATGGATGAATGGCTTCAG GGAACAGCTTACAATCAGTCATCTTCCAaatcgaagaagaagaagtag